The following are encoded together in the Nyctibius grandis isolate bNycGra1 chromosome 5, bNycGra1.pri, whole genome shotgun sequence genome:
- the TEF gene encoding thyrotroph embryonic factor isoform X2 encodes MPCHIPSISDQSCYKEKEKIKLEEDEAAAASTMAVSASLMPPIWDKTIPYDGESFHLEYMDLDEFLLENGIPSSPTHLDLNQNPLLPVSELEGKESASASTGSPASSSSTAVYQQSEAASSTESPPQNERNTPSPIDPDCVEVEVNFNPDPADLVLSSVPGGELFNPRKHKFTEEDLKPQPMIKKAKKVFVPDEQKDEKYWTRRKKNNVAAKRSRDARRLKENQITIRAAFLEKENTALRTEVAELRKEVGRCKNIVSKYETRYGPFDLSDSE; translated from the exons ATGCCCTGCCATATACCAAGTATATCTGACCAGTCTTGCT ataaagagaaggagaagataAAGCTTGAGGAAGAtgaggcagcagctgccagcactaTGGCAGTCTCAGCTTCCCTTATGCCGCCCATTTGGGACAAAACTATTCCTTACGATGGCGAATCTTTCCACCTGGAGTACATGGATCTGGATGAGTTCCTGCTGGAGAATGGAATTCCTTCCAGCCCTACTCACCTGGATTTGAACCAGAATCCACTGTTACCTGTGTCTGAGCTGGAAGGAAAGGAGTCTGCCAGTGCTTCCACTGGTTCTCCTGCATCATCTTCTTCCACTGCAGTTTACCAGCAATCTGAAGCAGCCTCCAGCACAG AGTCCCCACcacaaaatgagagaaatacTCCCAGCCCTATTGATCCTGACTGCGTAGAAGTTGAGGTGAATTTTAACCCTGACCCTGCTGATTTAGTGCTGTCCAGCGTGCCTGGTGGTGAGCTCTTCAATCCTCGCAAGCACAAGTTCACTGAAGAGGACCTGAAACCACAACCAATGATTAAAAAAGCCAAGAAGGTTTTTGTCCCAGATGAGCAAAAG GATGAAAAATATTGGACAAGGCGAAAGAAGAACAATGTGGCAGCAAAGCGCTCCCGTGATGCTCGGCGATTGAAGGAGAATCAGATCACAATTCGGGCAGCCTTTCTTGAGAAAGAGAATACGGCCCTGAGGACGGAGGTTGCAGAGCTGCGCAAGGAAGTGGGACGATGCAAGAACATTGTTTCTAAATACGAGACCAGATACGGACCCTT TGACTTATCTGATTCCGAATGA
- the TEF gene encoding thyrotroph embryonic factor isoform X1, translating to MPGRAAHQEAAAAGGPEPTAAGGSAGAAAQREQRSLAGAFPLVLKKLMENPPREARLDKEKEKIKLEEDEAAAASTMAVSASLMPPIWDKTIPYDGESFHLEYMDLDEFLLENGIPSSPTHLDLNQNPLLPVSELEGKESASASTGSPASSSSTAVYQQSEAASSTESPPQNERNTPSPIDPDCVEVEVNFNPDPADLVLSSVPGGELFNPRKHKFTEEDLKPQPMIKKAKKVFVPDEQKDEKYWTRRKKNNVAAKRSRDARRLKENQITIRAAFLEKENTALRTEVAELRKEVGRCKNIVSKYETRYGPFDLSDSE from the exons ATGCCCGGCCGCGCCGCGCAccaggaggcggcggcggcaggaggACCGGAGCCCACTGCAGccgggggcagcgcgggggccGCCGCGCAGCGGGAGCAGCGGAGCCTGGCGGGCGCCTTCCCGCTGGTGCTGAAGAAGCTGATGGAGAACCCGCCGCGGGAGGCGCGCCTGG ataaagagaaggagaagataAAGCTTGAGGAAGAtgaggcagcagctgccagcactaTGGCAGTCTCAGCTTCCCTTATGCCGCCCATTTGGGACAAAACTATTCCTTACGATGGCGAATCTTTCCACCTGGAGTACATGGATCTGGATGAGTTCCTGCTGGAGAATGGAATTCCTTCCAGCCCTACTCACCTGGATTTGAACCAGAATCCACTGTTACCTGTGTCTGAGCTGGAAGGAAAGGAGTCTGCCAGTGCTTCCACTGGTTCTCCTGCATCATCTTCTTCCACTGCAGTTTACCAGCAATCTGAAGCAGCCTCCAGCACAG AGTCCCCACcacaaaatgagagaaatacTCCCAGCCCTATTGATCCTGACTGCGTAGAAGTTGAGGTGAATTTTAACCCTGACCCTGCTGATTTAGTGCTGTCCAGCGTGCCTGGTGGTGAGCTCTTCAATCCTCGCAAGCACAAGTTCACTGAAGAGGACCTGAAACCACAACCAATGATTAAAAAAGCCAAGAAGGTTTTTGTCCCAGATGAGCAAAAG GATGAAAAATATTGGACAAGGCGAAAGAAGAACAATGTGGCAGCAAAGCGCTCCCGTGATGCTCGGCGATTGAAGGAGAATCAGATCACAATTCGGGCAGCCTTTCTTGAGAAAGAGAATACGGCCCTGAGGACGGAGGTTGCAGAGCTGCGCAAGGAAGTGGGACGATGCAAGAACATTGTTTCTAAATACGAGACCAGATACGGACCCTT TGACTTATCTGATTCCGAATGA
- the TEF gene encoding thyrotroph embryonic factor isoform X3 encodes MSSCNNPGGPAALDFPEVLKSLLEYSLPWTNKMTDKEKEKIKLEEDEAAAASTMAVSASLMPPIWDKTIPYDGESFHLEYMDLDEFLLENGIPSSPTHLDLNQNPLLPVSELEGKESASASTGSPASSSSTAVYQQSEAASSTESPPQNERNTPSPIDPDCVEVEVNFNPDPADLVLSSVPGGELFNPRKHKFTEEDLKPQPMIKKAKKVFVPDEQKDEKYWTRRKKNNVAAKRSRDARRLKENQITIRAAFLEKENTALRTEVAELRKEVGRCKNIVSKYETRYGPFDLSDSE; translated from the exons ATGTCAAGCTGCAACAACCCCGGGGGCCCCGCTGCCCTGGACTTTCCAGAGGTCCTGAAGTCCCTGCTGGAGTACTCCTTACCCTGGACCAACAAGATGACAG ataaagagaaggagaagataAAGCTTGAGGAAGAtgaggcagcagctgccagcactaTGGCAGTCTCAGCTTCCCTTATGCCGCCCATTTGGGACAAAACTATTCCTTACGATGGCGAATCTTTCCACCTGGAGTACATGGATCTGGATGAGTTCCTGCTGGAGAATGGAATTCCTTCCAGCCCTACTCACCTGGATTTGAACCAGAATCCACTGTTACCTGTGTCTGAGCTGGAAGGAAAGGAGTCTGCCAGTGCTTCCACTGGTTCTCCTGCATCATCTTCTTCCACTGCAGTTTACCAGCAATCTGAAGCAGCCTCCAGCACAG AGTCCCCACcacaaaatgagagaaatacTCCCAGCCCTATTGATCCTGACTGCGTAGAAGTTGAGGTGAATTTTAACCCTGACCCTGCTGATTTAGTGCTGTCCAGCGTGCCTGGTGGTGAGCTCTTCAATCCTCGCAAGCACAAGTTCACTGAAGAGGACCTGAAACCACAACCAATGATTAAAAAAGCCAAGAAGGTTTTTGTCCCAGATGAGCAAAAG GATGAAAAATATTGGACAAGGCGAAAGAAGAACAATGTGGCAGCAAAGCGCTCCCGTGATGCTCGGCGATTGAAGGAGAATCAGATCACAATTCGGGCAGCCTTTCTTGAGAAAGAGAATACGGCCCTGAGGACGGAGGTTGCAGAGCTGCGCAAGGAAGTGGGACGATGCAAGAACATTGTTTCTAAATACGAGACCAGATACGGACCCTT TGACTTATCTGATTCCGAATGA